The sequence TGACCTCGTATCCGGCGGGCAGCGTCGCGACGCCGTGCACGGCCGCCACGTCGAGCAGGACGCCCCGGCCCACGTAGGGGACGAAGGCGTCGATGCCCAGCGCGGACAGGCCCCGGTGGCTCTGCAGGGCCGCCGCCTCCCTCCCGCCGTGCAGCAGCCCGGCGTGGGAGACGTGCGCGAGCGCGTCGACATGGGTGCCGACGTGCCCGCCGGTGACGATGATCTCGTTGGCCGCCGAGCCGCCGTCGGCTCTGACCACGTCGCCGTGGCGGCGCTCCAGCAGCATCCGGAACGGCGGGTGGTTGGGTGACTGGGGCATGCCGGTGCTCATCGGCTGGGCCAGGTCGAACACGCGGGCACCGGCCACCGCCTCCCAGGGTTCACGCATCAGACGGCACCTTTCGCGCGCGGCTCGTCGAGGTCTCCGGCCGGCCGGGGTCGCTCCCGGGGAGTCTGGTCGCCGCCGGTTCCGTCCGCCGGACGGGGAGCCAGACCGGGGGCCAGACGGGGAGCCAGGTGGGGGCCAAGCTGGGTGGCGGGCTGGGTGGCGGCGTCTGGGACGGCCTGGGCGCCGGTCACGCGACCTCCGGAGGGTGTTCCAATTATAGGAAAGCTGTTCCAGACTGTACTGCGCGAGCCGGACGATGTCCCGGGTCGGACGGAGTGGGTTTCCGGGGAATCGTGGTGGGATCTCCACGACACCGGGACCGTCACCGACCCGCCCGCGCCCGGAAGGACCGCGACGCAGGCGGGAAGGGGCGCCGATGAGCCCGTGCCCGGAAAGCCCGCGACGCAGGCGGGAAGGGGCGCCGATGAGGGGAAACGCCACATGCCGATCGACATCTCCGAGCCGCCGCGCCGCGGCGTCGACACCTCCGAGCAGCCGCGCCGGCGCGGCTCCGAGGGCGCCAGCCAGACCGCCGCGACCGTCGAGCGCGCCGCCGACGTGCTCGTGCTGTTCGCCGATCCCGGGGCGCTCACCCTGGGCGTCACCGAGATCGCCGACAGGCTCGGCCTGTCCAAGGCGGCCGTCCACCGCATCCTGGCCTCGCTGCGGCTGCGCGGCCTGGTCGAGCTGGACGAGGAGACCCGGCGCTACTCCCTCGGCCTGACCACGATGCGGCTCGGCCTGGCCTACCTCGACCGGCTGGACATCCGCCGCCTCGCCGCCCCCGAGCTGGCACACCTGTCCCGGACCCTGTCCGAGACCGCCACGCTGTCCGTCCGCACCGGGTCCTCGCGGGTCTACGTCGACCAGGTGACGCCGAGCCGTGAGGTGATCATGTCGGTCACCCTCGGCGTCCCCTACCCGCTGCACGCGGGCGCCTCCTCCAAGGCGTTCCTGGCCTTCCTGGCCGACGAGGAGGTCGACGCCTACTTCAGGACGGTCCCGCTGACGCCGCTGACCGAGCGCACGCCGGTCCGGGAGGACGTCCTGCGCGAGGATCTGGCGGCGATCCGCCGTCGCGGCTACGCGCGGTCGAACGCCGAGCGCCAGCCCGGCTCGGCCTCGGTCGCCGCACCCGTCCTCGACCACCACGGCCGGCCCGCCGGCGTCATCAGCGTGTGCGGCCCGCTGGAGCGTTTCAGGGACGAGGCGCCGAAGTGCGCCGAAGCCCTGCTCGAAGCGACCGATCGTCTCTCGGCCCGGATGGGTCACACCTCACGAGGAAGGGGGTGACGGCCGGGCCCCCACCGGCCGCACCATGACGCGATACGACCTGCTTGTAAAGAACGGCACCCTGGTCCTCCCCTACCACGGGGAGATCCGCGCCGACCTCGCGGTCTCCGGTGGCAGGATCGTCGTGGTGGGCGAGGATCTGGACGGGGCGGAGGAGGTGATCGACGCCACCGGCAAGGTCGTGCTGCCCGGCGCGGTGGACGCCCACTTCCACATCGGGATCTATCGCGACATGGCGCTCGACGCCTTCGAGGAGACCCGCTCTTCGCTCGTGGGCGGGGCCACCACCGTGCTGTCGTACTTCCGCACCGGCCGGCACTACCTCGACCGGACCGGCCCCTACGGGACGATCTTCCCCGAGGTGCTGGCGGCGGTCGGCGGCCGGGCCTGGACCGACTACGGCTTCCACCTGGCCCCGATGACGATCGAGCAGATCGAGGAGATCCCGCGGCTCGTCGCCGAGCACGGGATCACCTCCTACAAGTACTACATGTTCTACAAGGGCTTCGACCTGGCCGCCAACAGCCGCGACGCGCAGGCCTTCACCATGGGCGACGAGTACGACCTCGGCCACCTGTTCCTCATCATGGAGAAGCTCGCCGAGGTCCAGCGCTCCCGTCCGGACCGCCGGCTGTCGCTGTCGCTCCACTGCGAGCAGTCCGAGCTGATGCGCGTGTTCATCGACCGGGTCCGAAGGAGCGGAGCCGTACAGAACCTGCGTGCCTACAGCGAAGGCCGCCCGCCGCTCACCGAGCAGGTCGCCATCGCCGAGGCCGCCGCGATCGCCGCGCACACCGGCGCGGACGTCAACTTCCTGCACCTGTCCAGCGCCGAGGCCCTCGAAGCGGCGAGCCGCACGCCGGGCAGGCGGGAGACCACACTGCACCACCTCTGCCTGGATCACGACGACCTCGACGCCCGGGGCGAGCTGGGCGGGAAGGTCAACCCGCCGATCCGCACCCGCGCCCACAACGAGGCGCTGTGGGAGGGCGTGCGCGACGGCCGGATCGACTGGGTGGCCTCCGACCACGCCTGCTGCATGGAGGAGCACAAGGGCGACGACCTGTGGCCGGCCCACCCCGGCTTCGGCGGTACGGCGCTGCTCTACCCCGTGCTGTTCTCCGAGGGACACCTGCGCCGGGGCCTGCCCCTGTCGAGGATCGCCGAGGTCGCCTCGGCCAACCCTGCCAGGGCCTACAACCTGTGGGGGCGCAAGGGCAGCCTGGCCGTCGGCTTCGACGCCGACCTCACCGTGGTCGACCCGTCGGCCACCAGGACCGTGACCGCCGACCTGCTGCTCTCCGGCCAGGACCACTGCCCCTTCGAGGGGGTGGAGGTGACCGGCTGGCCGACGACCACGGTGGTCGGCGGCCGGATCGCCTTCCACGACGGCGAGGCGGTCGGCCGGCCGTCGGGCTCCTACCTCCACCGCGGCTGACCGCGTCCGGCGTCCGGCGTCCGTGCTCCGCGCATTCGTCCGCGCGGAGCACAGGAGGGCGCGGACGCGGGAGGGCGGCGGCCCTCGATCGGACGCGGCTCCCGGCGTTTTGGCATTTGCCTAGTCCGCGTCCCTCCACTGTTGCCATAGGGGAACCATCGTTTCCAAAATCCGGGTAACAGTTTCCCGCGTGAAAGCTGGTGAAGCATCATGCGCTCCTGGTCGATCAGGATCTGTGCGATCCTCCTGATCCCGCTCCTGTTCCTCA comes from Streptosporangium roseum DSM 43021 and encodes:
- a CDS encoding IclR family transcriptional regulator — its product is MPIDISEPPRRGVDTSEQPRRRGSEGASQTAATVERAADVLVLFADPGALTLGVTEIADRLGLSKAAVHRILASLRLRGLVELDEETRRYSLGLTTMRLGLAYLDRLDIRRLAAPELAHLSRTLSETATLSVRTGSSRVYVDQVTPSREVIMSVTLGVPYPLHAGASSKAFLAFLADEEVDAYFRTVPLTPLTERTPVREDVLREDLAAIRRRGYARSNAERQPGSASVAAPVLDHHGRPAGVISVCGPLERFRDEAPKCAEALLEATDRLSARMGHTSRGRG
- a CDS encoding dihydroorotase, with protein sequence MTRYDLLVKNGTLVLPYHGEIRADLAVSGGRIVVVGEDLDGAEEVIDATGKVVLPGAVDAHFHIGIYRDMALDAFEETRSSLVGGATTVLSYFRTGRHYLDRTGPYGTIFPEVLAAVGGRAWTDYGFHLAPMTIEQIEEIPRLVAEHGITSYKYYMFYKGFDLAANSRDAQAFTMGDEYDLGHLFLIMEKLAEVQRSRPDRRLSLSLHCEQSELMRVFIDRVRRSGAVQNLRAYSEGRPPLTEQVAIAEAAAIAAHTGADVNFLHLSSAEALEAASRTPGRRETTLHHLCLDHDDLDARGELGGKVNPPIRTRAHNEALWEGVRDGRIDWVASDHACCMEEHKGDDLWPAHPGFGGTALLYPVLFSEGHLRRGLPLSRIAEVASANPARAYNLWGRKGSLAVGFDADLTVVDPSATRTVTADLLLSGQDHCPFEGVEVTGWPTTTVVGGRIAFHDGEAVGRPSGSYLHRG